A single region of the Gossypium arboreum isolate Shixiya-1 chromosome 12, ASM2569848v2, whole genome shotgun sequence genome encodes:
- the LOC108477801 gene encoding cytochrome P450 703A2, whose amino-acid sequence MELFTFALALLVGALVVNALWRWRFDRKSLFKTRKLPPGPPRWPIVGNLLQLSSLPHRDLASLCDKYGPLVYLRLGKVDAITTNDPDIIREILLRQDEVFASRPRTLAAVHLAYGCGDVALAPLGPHWKRMRRICMEHLLTTKRLESFAKHRADEAQHLVRDVTARAQNGQLVNLREVLGAFSMNNVTRMLLGRQYFGAVSAGPSEAMEFMHITHELFWLLGVIYLGDYLPIWRWVDPYGCEKRMREVEKRVDDFHKRIIEEHRRARELKNKEYGKDGDYGEEMDFVDVLLSLPGEDGKPHMDDTDIKALIQDMIAAATDTSAVTNEWAMAEVIKHPHVLCKIQDELDSVVGPNRMVNESDLPHLNYLRCVVRETFRMHPAGPFLIPHESLQATTINDFYIPAKTRVFINTHGLGRNTKLWDDVESFRPERHWLADGARVEISHGADFKILPFSAGKRKCPGAPLGVTLVLMALARLFHCFDWAPPNGMRPEDINTIEVYGMTMPKAEPLMAMAKPRLVDHVMF is encoded by the exons ATGGAATTATTCACCTTTGCTTTGGCCCTTCTGGTCGGAGCTCTTGTTGTAAACGCCTTATGGCGATGGCGGTTCGACCGGAAATCGTTGTTTAAGACTAGAAAACTTCCTCCAGGTCCACCAAGGTGGCCTATAGTTGGCAATCTTCTTCAATTAAGCTCACTCCCACATAGGGACTTAGCTTCCTTATGTGACAAATACGGTCCACTAGTTTACCTCCGGCTCGGTAAGGTAGATGCCATCACCACGAATGACCCAGATATCATACGTGAAATACTTCTTCGCCAAGACGAAGTCTTTGCTTCTAGGCCACGAACCCTAGCTGCCGTCCACCTTGCCTATGGGTGTGGCGATGTTGCCTTGGCTCCCTTAGGCCCGCATTGGAAACGTATGAGAAGAATATGTATGGAGCATTTACTAACAACAAAAAGGCTTGAATCATTCGCAAAACACCGAGCCGACGAAGCTCAACATTTGGTGCGAGATGTAACGGCCCGAGCCCAGAACGGGCAGCTCGTAAACCTAAGGGAAGTATTGGGTGCGTTTTCAATGAACAACGTGACTAGGATGTTACTAGGGAGGCAATATTTCGGGGCCGTATCTGCCGGCCCAAGTGAAGCCATGGAGTTCATGCACATAACACATGAATTGTTTTGGCTCTTAGGTGtgatctatttgggggattattTGCCCATTTGGAGGTGGGTGGATCCTTATGGATGTGAGAAAAGGATGAGGGAAGTAGAGAAAAGAGTGGATGATTTCCATAAAAGGATCATTGAAGAACATAGGAGGGCAAGGGAATTGAAAAACAAAGAATATGGAAAGGATGGTGATTATGGTGAAGAAATGGATTTTGTTGATGTTTTATTGTCATTACCTGGTGAAGATGGAAAGCCTCATATGGATGATACTGATATCAAAGCTCTAATTCAG GATATGATAGCTGCGGCAACAGATACATCGGCTGTGACCAACGAATGGGCAATGGCGGAAGTAATAAAGCATCCACATGTCCTCTGCAAAATCCAAGATGAGCTTGATTCAGTCGTGGGTCCTAACCGAATGGTCAACGAATCCGATCTACCTCACCTTAACTACCTACGCTGCGTAGTACGTGAAACATTCCGCATGCACCCTGCCGGACCGTTTTTAATCCCACACGAGTCCCTTCAGGCAACCACCATCAACGACTTTTACATCCCGGCTAAGACACGTGTCTTTATCAACACCCATGGGTTGGGCCGAAACACTAAATTATGGGATGACGTTGAATCGTTCAGGCCCGAGAGGCATTGGCTGGCTGATGGCGCTCGAGTCGAGATCAGCCACGGAGCCGATTTTAAAATCCTGCCTTTCAGTGCCGGGAAAAGGAAATGCCCCGGCGCACCACTTGGAGTGACGCTGGTGCTCATGGCTTTGGCTCGGCTCTTTCATTGCTTTGATTGGGCTCCCCCGAATGGTATGAGGCCCGAAGATATAAATACAATAGAAGTTTATGGGATGACTATGCCCAAAGCCGAGCCGTTAATGGCTATGGCTAAGCCGCGCTTGGTGGACCATGTAAtgttttag